The Zingiber officinale cultivar Zhangliang chromosome 10A, Zo_v1.1, whole genome shotgun sequence genome contains a region encoding:
- the LOC122028028 gene encoding TIR-only protein-like, whose amino-acid sequence MAASSVRRAVVPFSATASRVLARKSVGAFVAATRKTTKAPECTPGVEVFLSHRGVDTKSSVAGLLYDRLVQMNVRPFLDNRSMEPGDKLYECIDEGIRQSKVGVVIFSRRYCDSVFCLHELAMMVEANKKLIPVFCDVKPSDLVVLGDPAEHSPEDLKRYDRAIAEARRTVGLNFDSKNGNWSELVSRTANIVLKCLEEEKSRRRSRH is encoded by the exons ATGGCCGCGTCTTCCGTGCGCCGCGCTGTCGTCCCCTTCAGCGCCACCGCCTCGCGGGTCCTGGCCAGGAAATCAGTCGGCGCATTCGTGGCGGCGACGCGGAAGACGACGAAGGCGCCGGAATGCACGCCGGGCGTAGAGGTGTTCCTGAGCCACCGCGGGGTCGACACCAAGAGCTCCGTGGCGGGGCTGCTGTACGACCGGCTGGTGCAGATGAACGTCCGGCCGTTCCTAGACAACCGGTCGATGGAGCCCGGCGACAAGCTGTACGAGTGCATCGACGAGGGAATCCGGCAGAGCAAGGTCGGGGTGGTCATCTTCTCCCGGCGCTACTGCGACTCCGTGTTCTGCCTCCACGAGCTGGCGATGATGGTGGAGGCCAACAAGAAGCTCATCCCCGTCTTCTGCGACGTCAAGCCGTCGGATCTCGTCGTGCTCGGCGACCCCGCCGAGCATTCGCCGGAGGATCTCAAACGCTACGACAGGGCGATCGCGGAAGCCAGGCGCACCGTCGGCTTGAACTTCGACTCCAAGAACGG GAATTGGTCGGAGTTGGTGTCGAGGACGGCCAACATCGTGCTCAAGTGCTTggaagaggaaaagtcacgaAGACGTTCGAGACACTGA